The Brassica napus cultivar Da-Ae unplaced genomic scaffold, Da-Ae ScsIHWf_444;HRSCAF=677, whole genome shotgun sequence DNA segment ttataatattatattatttattgttatattaatgatgatgTATGAGTTAATATCATATTCTAAAAACtgtactaaaaatataaatcaacattaaatgtaaatgTCCAATTCATAATTAGCTTAAACCATGTGGTCATTGTTAGTATGACATgtcattatttttcttttaaaatcaatATGATGATGACACAAGACAAATCAGTTTTCAAATAATGTCTAGggaatattaaaaacaaataagaaaagaCTATTTGAAGAGAAATcccaacattttttttgtcattgaaTCAAAGTAGCGGGAAAGATTCCACGAGTACATAATatgaaatagaaaaagaaaatgcaACAAACAGAAATTTCGTAAAGGACCATTATCCACGAAGCTTATATTATAGGATCTTCATGAAGATCTCTTAACCAAAGCTTCAAGAGAGACTGTGGAAGGTGGTCGCGTTCGCCTCCCCAAGAATGATGTTAGCTAACCACGAGGGACCACCATAAGCGATATAAGACTGGAGCCTATTCTCACGAGTGACAATTTTGGCAATCTCTTCAACCACTCCATTTCTATTGACTAGAGAAATCCCAACATTAGTGCTAGAAAAGCCGCCAGCCCAGGCACAAAAAGATCTccctattttatttatataataatttcttaacaaatatatttagagttatgtaattttttttttgttaggtttGAGTTGCTTTTAAAACTTGTTCTCTATCGGGTAAGCTCAAGAACACTAGGGTATGGTTAGAAGTTCATTATCTCTGTTTCTTTACAAAATTTGTTGTAatttgtataatcttttggattTGTCAAATCTAAGCCATGACGAATAGATACAACTATGTCTTTTTCAACCAGTGGCGGAGGTAGAAAAAACTTCTAAGGGGGTCAATTTCGAAATTAGCATATATCACAAGGGTCATTTAGCTAAAATTTGCAAGATTTATCTAGGTTTTAAAGGATTAtacatgtaaaaaaaatttcttttataaaatccACCTGGGTCATTTGACCCACCTGCCAACACTCTGCCTCCGCCACTGTTTTCAACAAAACATGAATACAAGAGCCGGCCCTTGCCATAGGCCAATGAAGCATGGACTTCCAGccttattattattaagtatAATATCGGCTCCACAGAAGTAACTTTAGACCATTGGTTAAATGGCTCTATACTCtgtatattttaatcatttacttaattaatttttattttaatacatgcagtaatttaatttgtatgtctaattagttttttttttgtatttttaaatttgccTCATATATCTACTACATGctatgaaaaaattcaaaaatttaaagtatatttttaattatttattaaatgaattaTCAAAAGATTCGATACCTTTAAAATAAGTTAGGAAATTTCTGTTCAATAGGactaagtaaaaaaattatgtatccTCTAGAAATATATTACGACACATGTATGCATTTTTATCtttcatttaattaattttagtatGTTTTTATATAACGTTCATAAAATGGTTAAATGTAACTTATGTTTGTAATAGTTGAATATGTATTATAGCATAtgcatacatttttattttttgtttaacaaaTTAGTTTTATAGTTCTTaggttattttatatatctacatCCATTCAAATGaacattaaaaattaacatatgttttaattgtttatattaaCTTTAAATTATTAGCCTATATATCTATTAGTTTTACGAgggtttgaataataaagaaagaCATTACAAAGAAAAAGTTTCCAAACTGTTTTAGTTTTGCTATGAGAATATATTTGTTGTCACATTTCATACTTACCATCGGCGATTTACTTTCATGTCTATGAGTTTTGTTGTTGGCGTGTATGTATATGCATGTGTCTTGGTTTAGTTATTCTATTCCATCTTATGTGACCATGTATAACAACCAGATTATGATCTCACAAAAACTTGTCATGCGATAATGCTACCATGGTGGATGATGTTGGTGATTTTTGTATGTTTCTACTACCATAGCACATTGGTACTGATTCACATCGTTCGATCGGATTTGAGACATAATATCCCTTACCAGCGATCTCCACTAATGCCTATAAAACATGTGTTACTTTTCAATGCATGGTCAGTTGGACCACAAAGAAATTTGGACAAGACATGGTAcaatgtgtttgtttttttctcaaactattactccctctgttctcaaaagatgcatattctagaattttcacatatattaaaaaaactcattaaatatgcattgttttttgtgaataacaatttttcataatttttagccaatagaaattcaataaacaccattattgttttttgaaacttacaatttttcataaaatcatacattgaaaaagtaaaaaatatttttttttgaaacaatttttttttcgagaACATATATCTTTTAGGAATGGAGGGAGTAGTATATAAGTGTGTTCATCGTTTTCTCGTTAAGCACTTACGTTTTATTTTTGAGGCCAAAAAGAAacgttttttttgaaaaagtgaatGGTAATCTTTGTTCCAAAATTATCTATTTGGTATATTTCTAGGAGAGCATTATTCTAGTATCCTCTACTTTTGGGGATGATTGGTAAGTGTtgtagctttatattttttgctgtcGAATTTAATCTGTAGATTTATTTGCTGTAGCTTTTCTTGCTGTAGATTTCTAAAGCACTAATTTTTTGCTTTGGAAATAAAGCTCTGTACagccatattttgattttgtagagatttttttgctgtgagttttttaaggaaagcaaagctcgattggttgaGATATATAGTTGTAGACTAAATTTTGGCTGTCCAGAGCATCTACAGctccaaccaatcatccccaaATTTGTGTTACAGTATTATGTCTCTAATTGTAATTCATCTTTTTCATGTACCGATTAATCTTACGGTGTTCTTCGAAGATTCTATTATCGTCCCGTGTATGGTCTAGAGATGTAATTTAGATTATTGATTCCTGTATTGGATTTTGGAATAATAATGTGTAAGCATTGGTAGAATAAAGATCACTTGGATAAGttcaaaggaaaacaaaatgaaTTGTCAAAGAAAACTATTGTATATTCTAATTAACTATATAGAGATTTTGATGAAGTATCCAGTATTTTGATTTTATCGAAGAAATGAAgttcaaatttattataaaaacatcTACATATTTATTAATCAAAGTAATCTTGAATGTATTTTGAAGTGAATAAAAGACATAATATATGAAGTCTATATAATACTAAATGCAGAAGCGCATAATAGAAGGGGAGGAATGTTAGGGCtagtctctctcctcttcatgtGGAGATGGAAGCGTTATCATGGGCAATGGAATACATGAagaatttacgtcaatttcaggttacgtttgcaacgaattgttctcaattggtgaagatggtttcagaaccagaagaatgaccagcttttgcaaattatttggaagatatcaacatcctgaaagagagtttcacccgatcagagattatctatgtaccacggATGCAAAATTCAAAagcggatagcctagcacgcagtgatagaaaacaatcgtctttcgtcgttcacatggatgcaaaTCAGCCGTCTATAACTGAACTTGGAAAACAATGAAATAAAAGGGCCCTATAGAAAATGTGGTCAGAAATTCATCCGACGATGACTGAACTTATTATCTTTACTAGAGATTCTGCAAGACATCTAAAAGGATAATTTTGTTACTCTGATATGATGTATTTTCCTCAAGTTTTGTTATGATTGGTGGGCCAGCCGAGCATAACTTTGTATAAATCAGTTTGATTtggttaaaatttgaaatactgGAAAAAGCAAACTAACCCACTGCAAGACTAgatcaataaatttatattggaATATTGCTGAACGGTTCAAAACCTGAAACCGAGCGCGAACCAAAAACTGAAGCTGTCGATTCAGTTTGGCATGTTCTGGGTTCAGACCCAAAAGGCTTTAAATAAACTAATTGTAAGTTGTTCTTTTGGTTTGGGCAAATTGCTGTTTTACAAAATGCAAGTGAACTTACTTAAAAGAGACAAATGCTTGAAGCGATAAGTTACTACAACGTAGTAAGCACAGACCACAATCTTTGCTCGCTCCTCGATGAAGTAAAACAAAGAAGTTTCACATTGTCACAAgacaaaaagaaataataatacgAAACTAATATTGCATTGTCCTTTTTTCACCCATACAACACGAGAAGAGAGTGTATATCTTCTCACTCTTTTCCAAAATCAGCATTATAGTGTGAACTCGACTCGAGTTTCTTGGCCTCACTCAGCTTTCTCACCGCCTGCAAAAATTAGTTGGTTTCGAAATCACAAACTAAAAGATATTACATACATGATTTAACCAAATCTCAAATATACCTTCATGAAATCTTCTTGGATCACATAATCTCGCTCTGCTCGGATTGCAAACATTCCAGCTTCCGTGCATATGTTACGCAAATCAGCACCGTTGAATCCCTTTTTGGGACAGGAGAAACGTTTAGTGAGAACCTCATGTAGAGTACGTTtagtaagaaaattaaaactaaccTCCGCAAGTTTGACGATAGCCTCGTATTCTATTTCACCATGTTTGGCGATACCAGCTGCATGGATCTTGAGGATATCCATTCTTGATTGCTCATTTGGCAAAGGGATCTCAATCTTTCTATCTAATCTACCAGGACGGAGAAGCGCCGGATCAAGCACATCGGGCCTGTTCGTTGCCATTATCATTTTCACCTAATACATTTACACAAACCAAGTTAAAGAACATTCATTCACACTCGCAGACACATTATAGCATTGATTATGGCTTTTAGTGTATAAGCAATGGTGCGAAACAGAAGTTATAAGAGACAAGATCCAATCAAAGATATCCAACAGATTTCAAGACAGCCAAATtgccaatatatatatatataacttaacaAACACGATCTTATGCACATATATGGCTTCAGACATAGAGAGAGAAGAGTACCTTTCCGAGGTTGTCAAACCCATCAAGCTGATTGAGCAACTCCATAAGTGTTCTTTGAATTTCACGATCAGCACTAGTTCCCTCGCTAAAACGACGCCCACCAATAGCATCGATTTCATCCATGAAAATGATACAAGGCTAGCCAGAGGAAAAAAGCATATAATAAAGCTTATAGAACAGAAACATATACAGCCATTAAGGAGGCAAGACTTACCTGGTGTTCACGGGCATAGTTAAACATCTCCCGAATCAGCCTAGCACTTTCTCCAATGTATTTGTCTATGATTGCACTCGATACAACCTAACGAGAAGAAACAATTTTGATTAAGTAAGCCTCAGGATATGCCATACCTTTGAGAAAATCAAACCTTCAAGAAGTTGGCATCGATGTTGCTGGCAATAGCCCTAGCTAGTAGAGTTTTCCCGGTACCCGGAGGTCCATACAGAAGAACTCCctgcatttatatatattttaattagctAAAATGTCAAAGAAGATGGAAGAGTGAGTATACCTTTGGTGGTTTGATCCCAACTCGGAGGAAAAGTTCAGGGTTCATGAGAGGAAGCTCAATAGATTCCCTGAGTTCTCTGATCTGATCACCTAACCCTCCCACAGCGGAGTAGCT contains these protein-coding regions:
- the LOC106430430 gene encoding 26S proteasome regulatory subunit 10B homolog A, whose product is MSDGEEAVRRRTAAVADYRKKLLQHKELESRVRTARENLRGSKKEFNKTEDDLKSLQSVGQIIGEVLRPLDNERLIVKASSGPRYVVGCRSKVDKEKLTSGTRVVLDMTTLTIMRALPREVDPVVYNMLHEDPGNISYSAVGGLGDQIRELRESIELPLMNPELFLRVGIKPPKGVLLYGPPGTGKTLLARAIASNIDANFLKVVSSAIIDKYIGESARLIREMFNYAREHQPCIIFMDEIDAIGGRRFSEGTSADREIQRTLMELLNQLDGFDNLGKVKMIMATNRPDVLDPALLRPGRLDRKIEIPLPNEQSRMDILKIHAAGIAKHGEIEYEAIVKLAEGFNGADLRNICTEAGMFAIRAERDYVIQEDFMKAVRKLSEAKKLESSSHYNADFGKE